Proteins from a single region of Chitinophagales bacterium:
- a CDS encoding 1-deoxy-D-xylulose-5-phosphate synthase has product MEIQPGPLLQQLNSPDDLKKISREQLHQVCDELRQYIIDIVSVHGGHFGASLGVVELSVALHYIYNTPYDQLVWDVGHQAYGHKILTGRRDNFHTNRKYKGLSGFPKRSESEFDTFGVGHSSTSISAALGMAMASKYKGEPDRKVVAVIGDGSMTAGMAFEGMNHAGVADSDVLIILNDNCMSIDPNVGALKEYLTDISTSPTYNKVRDEVWNILGKLPVGKSFSREVASKLEHAMKGMVSKSSNLFEALKLRYFGPIDGHNITKLVDTLKDLREIPGPKLLHIVTVKGKGYALAEKDQTKWHAPGLFDKVTGEIFKKTIDAPQPPKYQDVFGHTIIELAEKNEKVMGVTPAMPSGSSLKFMMDKMPHRAFDVGICEQHAVTLSAGMATQGLRVFCNIYSSFMQRAFDQVVHDVAIQKLPVVFCLDRAGLVGEDGPTHHGAYDIAYMRCIPYLVVSAPMNEQELRNLMYTAQLEKNQHPFVIRYPRGEGVMPEWRTPLEEIEIGKGRKIKDGQELAILSFGHPGNFATTAIRELRTEGIDPAHYDLRFVKPLDEQLLHEVFSKYNKIITVEDGTIVGGFGSAILEFMAKYNYQAKVTMLGIPDRIVEHGTLKELHRECGYDAKAIADTARVMMKDTVLVSQIAG; this is encoded by the coding sequence ATGGAGATTCAACCAGGCCCCCTGTTACAACAGCTCAATTCCCCGGATGACCTGAAAAAGATCAGCCGGGAGCAATTGCACCAGGTTTGTGACGAATTGCGCCAGTACATCATCGATATCGTGAGTGTACATGGTGGACATTTTGGCGCCAGTCTGGGTGTGGTGGAGCTAAGCGTGGCCCTGCATTATATCTACAATACCCCTTACGATCAACTCGTATGGGATGTAGGCCACCAGGCTTATGGACACAAGATTTTAACCGGCCGTCGCGATAATTTCCACACCAACCGTAAATACAAAGGCTTAAGTGGTTTCCCTAAGCGCAGCGAGAGTGAATTCGACACATTTGGTGTGGGGCACTCTTCTACCTCTATTTCTGCAGCATTGGGTATGGCCATGGCATCTAAATACAAGGGCGAGCCTGATAGAAAGGTGGTTGCCGTAATTGGCGATGGTTCTATGACAGCCGGTATGGCTTTCGAAGGCATGAACCATGCCGGCGTGGCCGATAGCGATGTGCTGATTATTCTGAACGATAACTGTATGAGCATCGACCCGAATGTGGGTGCGCTCAAAGAATATCTAACTGATATCTCTACTTCACCTACTTACAACAAAGTGCGCGATGAGGTATGGAATATCCTCGGCAAATTGCCGGTAGGCAAGAGCTTCAGCAGAGAAGTAGCCAGCAAGCTGGAACATGCGATGAAGGGCATGGTGAGCAAGAGCAGCAACTTGTTTGAAGCATTGAAACTGCGCTATTTTGGTCCGATTGACGGGCATAATATCACCAAGCTGGTAGATACACTCAAAGACTTGAGAGAAATTCCAGGCCCCAAGTTGTTGCATATTGTAACAGTGAAGGGTAAGGGTTATGCATTGGCTGAAAAAGACCAAACCAAATGGCATGCACCGGGCTTATTCGATAAAGTAACGGGTGAGATTTTCAAGAAAACCATCGATGCACCTCAGCCGCCTAAATACCAAGATGTATTTGGTCATACCATCATAGAACTCGCTGAAAAGAACGAGAAAGTAATGGGTGTAACACCAGCCATGCCTTCCGGTTCTTCGCTGAAATTCATGATGGATAAAATGCCGCACCGCGCTTTTGATGTGGGCATTTGCGAACAACATGCCGTAACCCTGAGTGCCGGTATGGCTACACAAGGCTTGCGTGTGTTCTGTAATATCTATTCTTCCTTCATGCAACGTGCTTTTGACCAAGTGGTGCATGATGTAGCGATACAGAAACTGCCTGTGGTCTTCTGTTTAGACAGAGCAGGCTTGGTGGGTGAAGACGGACCAACACACCATGGTGCGTATGATATTGCTTACATGCGTTGTATTCCTTACCTCGTGGTAAGTGCACCGATGAATGAGCAAGAATTACGTAACCTGATGTACACTGCTCAGTTGGAAAAGAACCAGCATCCATTTGTGATTCGTTATCCTAGAGGTGAAGGTGTGATGCCTGAGTGGAGAACACCACTGGAAGAAATTGAAATTGGTAAGGGACGTAAAATCAAAGATGGTCAGGAACTGGCAATCTTGAGTTTTGGTCACCCAGGCAATTTTGCTACCACTGCCATTCGTGAATTGCGCACAGAAGGTATTGATCCCGCACATTATGACCTTCGTTTTGTGAAGCCATTGGATGAGCAACTACTGCACGAAGTGTTCAGCAAGTACAACAAGATCATCACGGTAGAAGATGGCACCATTGTAGGTGGTTTTGGCAGTGCGATTCTAGAGTTTATGGCTAAGTACAATTATCAAGCTAAGGTGACGATGCTGGGCATTCCGGATAGAATCGTAGAACATGGCACCTTAAAAGAACTGCATAGAGAATGCGGCTACGACGCCAAAGCCATTGCAGACACCGCACGTGTGATGATGAAGGACACTGTGCTGGTGAGCCAGATTGCAGGATAA